In Sphingomicrobium sediminis, the genomic window CTGGCGGAAGGCGCGGTTCATGGTGAGGAAGCGGCCATCGCGATCAACCAGCGCCAGTCCGAGCGGGAGGAGTTCGAGCAGGACCTGGACATTCTCGCTGGCGGTGACACCCGACAATTCGCTGGCGTCGAAGAGCAGCAATGTCCCAGCACCGTCATCCTTCAACGGGTCGATCGGCACATGGACACCGCGCAGCGATGGAGACTGGTCCCCCTCCGCGATGATACGGAGCAGCCCGTCTTCCGACTGCGAGAGGATGGTGGTCAGCGCGGGTGCCTTGCCGCGCACGCCGACAAGGATGCGCTCGGCGAACAGCGGGTTGGAGGCAATGACATTGCCCTCATCGTCGAGCGTGGCCGCCAAAACGCCTGCCGCTGCGAGACGGGTCCCCGTATCGCCGCCGATACGTCCCGCCACGACCTCGAGATGATCAGGAGCCGCACGCTCGCAGAAGCTCCACAAGAGAAGCGTTTCGCCGCCAGTGCCCACACGCCGCACAACATAATCGAGCGAATCCTTATCGCCATCGGCGCGCAACTCCGCCTGGCCGCTTCGCAACGCAGCCTCGCGGGCCAGCGCTAGCGGATGACCATCTTCCTCGGCATCGCCCAAGCCTTGCAGCGGATCACTGGCCTCGAAACGACGACCATATTGGCGATTGGCGAGCAGGACTTGGCCACGGCTGTCGGTAATGGCCGCTGCATCTTCCGCGAGCTGCAGGGCAGCAGCGGCAAGCGCGAATTCTTCATTGGGCGTTGCGGGCTGTGCGGCCAGCGACGCCGCGTCGCTCGGCGCGGGGCCGCGCCAGAAGCGCCAGGCCGCGATCGAAATCACCCCACCGGCCAACAGGGCCAGCGCCAGCGGCCAGCGTGCATCGCCGGCCAGCAAAAGCGCCAATGTCACCACCACCGCACCGACGAGCCCGGGCCCCAGCCATTTCAGGCTGGTATCGAGCGGCCCGGGATCGACCAGTGCGGCGTGGCGATCGAGCATGCTACCAGACGGTCACGCGCTCTTCGGGCGGCAGGTACATCTCGTCCTCGGGGGTCACACCGAAGGCGTCGTACCATGCGTCCATGTTGCGGATCACCCAGACACGCTGGATCGAGGGCGAGTGGCTGTCCGTCTTGAGACGGCGCTTCAGTTCGTCATCGCGATAATTGCGACGCCAGACCTGTGCCCAGGCAAGGAAGAAGCGCTGGTCGCCGGTCGTCCCGTCGATGATCGGCGCTTCCTCGCCATTCAGCGAAGCCTTGTAGGCGTCATAGGCGATCGAAAGACCGGCAAGGTCACCGATATTCTCGCCCAGCGTGAACTCGCCATCGACAAACTCGCCCGGGAAAATCTCGTAGAGATTATACTGGTCGATCAGTGCCTTACCGCGCGCTTCGAAGTTCGCATAGTCAGCCTCGGTCCACCAATTGTTGAGGTTTCCCATCGTGTCATATTTGGCACCCTGGTCATCGAAGTGGTGGCTGATTTCATGGCCGATCACGGCACCGATACCGCCATAATTGATGGCCGCATCGGCATTGGGATCGAAGAATGGTGGCTGCAGGATCGAGGCCGGGAAGACGATCTCCATCTGGCCGAAATTAGCGTAAGCGTTGACCGTCATCGGGGCCATGCCCCAGGCCCAGCGGCGCAGCGGCTCGTCGAGGCGCTTCAGCGCGTCCTGGTGCGACCACTCGCGCGCAGCCTGGACGTTGGCGAAGAGGTCGTCGCCCATGGTCAGGCCTTCATAGTCCATCCACTTGTCGGGATAGCCGATCTTGCTGCGGAAATTGCCGAGCTTGGTCGCGGCCTGTTCCTTGGTTTCCTCGGCCATCCAGTCGGCATTGACGATGCGCAGGCGCATGGCCTCGGTCACATTGTCGACCAGTTCCTGCATCTGCGCCTTATATTCGGCCGGGAAATGGCGCGCGGCATATTCCTTGCCGACATCGTCGCGCAGGATGCCCGAGACGAAGCTCACGCCGCGCTTCCAGCGCTCCTGCTGCTCGGGCACGCCCGACAGCGTCGTCGAATAGAAAGCGAACTGGCGGTTATCGACCGCGGCCGGCAGGTAGCTTGCAAAGCTGCCCAGCGCGCTCACCATCATCTTGTCCTTGAGCACGCGAAGGTCGGTGTTCGAGGCAAGCTCGAGCCCGCCGACGATCGAATCCGGCGTTGCGACATTGACCTCGTCAAAGTCGTAATCGCCCTCGGCGAACATCGTG contains:
- a CDS encoding M13 family metallopeptidase, with the translated sequence MKKLMVLLAASTMLAGCTEDTRPKASAAVAPPPPAVAQELGDDPAGEAELGTFGFDQTGMDTSVDPGDDFYLYANGTWAANTEIPADKSNYSMFGALDDLSKDRTRKIIMEAAEDPTNRVGAAYRSYMDTDAIEAAGMAPIQPILGEIEAVDSWDDYARMIGRADRLGFGGAPFVWFVGQDSGDSSRYLLAAYQSGLGLPDRDYYLTDNERFEGVRAAYVDYLADMLGFAGAGDDARARAEAILAYETELAGIHWDRNKLGDSSATYNKMSRAEMVALYPEFDWDTMFAEGDYDFDEVNVATPDSIVGGLELASNTDLRVLKDKMMVSALGSFASYLPAAVDNRQFAFYSTTLSGVPEQQERWKRGVSFVSGILRDDVGKEYAARHFPAEYKAQMQELVDNVTEAMRLRIVNADWMAEETKEQAATKLGNFRSKIGYPDKWMDYEGLTMGDDLFANVQAAREWSHQDALKRLDEPLRRWAWGMAPMTVNAYANFGQMEIVFPASILQPPFFDPNADAAINYGGIGAVIGHEISHHFDDQGAKYDTMGNLNNWWTEADYANFEARGKALIDQYNLYEIFPGEFVDGEFTLGENIGDLAGLSIAYDAYKASLNGEEAPIIDGTTGDQRFFLAWAQVWRRNYRDDELKRRLKTDSHSPSIQRVWVIRNMDAWYDAFGVTPEDEMYLPPEERVTVW